A stretch of DNA from Streptomyces venezuelae:
GATGGGGATCTTGGCCGCGTCCACCGGGGGCGGGTTCTCGCCCGAGTAGATCAGGGCCATTCGGGTGCCCCACTCGATGTAGTAGACGAAGACGGCCCGGAACTCCGGGTCGGTCGGGAGGCCGACCTCGTCCGCCGTGTCCAGGAGGAGGTCCACCCAGCGGCGGCGCTGCCGCTCGGTGATGGCGCGGCCCAGGTGCTTGGTGGCCATGTGCTGGTGGCCGCCGTGGCGGGCGGTGTAGTCGGCCGGGCCGCCGAAGACCTCGGAGAGCCAGACCGCCACGTGCTGCGGGTGTTCGGCGTCCATGCCCGCGAAGACCGGCGCCAGGATCTCGTCCTGCAGGGCGTGCCCGTAGAAGGCGTCGGTGAGGCGTTCCATCGCCTCCGCGCCGCCCATCCACTCGTAGATCGTGGGGGTGCTCATGACTGGGACGCGGCCTTTCCGATGCCCACCACATCCGTGGCGAGGTAGTGCTGCATCTCCTCGATCGCCGTGACGTACGGGCGGATCGCGCTGAAGAAGGCCGGGAAGTGCTCGCCCTTGCGGAAGCCCTGGAGGTGGTCCTCCACCGAGGTCCAGCGGATGCGCAGGATGTAGCGTTCACGTTCCTCCTGGCAGCGCGTCAGCTCGTAGTCGATGCACTGCGGCGCGGCGGCCAGTGACTCGGCGGCCCGCCGGTAGGCGTCCTCGAACGCGGCCTGGTCGTCCAACGCGATCCGGTAGCGGATGTACTCGACGGTCGTGGTCGTGGTCATGGTTGCCTCTTCCCTGTGATCGGCCCGGCGGGTGCGCGCCGCCGCGCCCACCCTCGCCGGATCATCGGTTCCCGGGGGCGGGTTCCGTCATTCGGATCCGGACTTCTG
This window harbors:
- a CDS encoding antibiotic biosynthesis monooxygenase family protein; this translates as MTTTTTVEYIRYRIALDDQAAFEDAYRRAAESLAAAPQCIDYELTRCQEERERYILRIRWTSVEDHLQGFRKGEHFPAFFSAIRPYVTAIEEMQHYLATDVVGIGKAASQS
- a CDS encoding group II truncated hemoglobin; its protein translation is MSTPTIYEWMGGAEAMERLTDAFYGHALQDEILAPVFAGMDAEHPQHVAVWLSEVFGGPADYTARHGGHQHMATKHLGRAITERQRRRWVDLLLDTADEVGLPTDPEFRAVFVYYIEWGTRMALIYSGENPPPVDAAKIPIWTWGQTPPWIPKP